In Patagioenas fasciata isolate bPatFas1 chromosome 2, bPatFas1.hap1, whole genome shotgun sequence, a single window of DNA contains:
- the SEC61G gene encoding protein transport protein Sec61 subunit gamma, translated as MDQVMQFVEPSRQFVKDSIRLVKRCTKPDRKEFQKIAMATAIGFAIMGFIGFFVKLIHIPINNIIVGG; from the exons ATGGATCAGGTAATGCAATTCGTGGAACCCAGCCGCCAGTTTGTAAAAGACTCCATACGACTTGTTAAAAGATGCACCAAGCCTGACAGGAAAG AGTTCCAGAAGATTGCCATGGCAACAGCAATAGGCTTTGCAATAATGGGATTTATTGGTTTCTTTGTCAAGTTGATCCATATCCCCATCAACAATATCATTGT AGGCGGCTGA